DNA sequence from the Oxalobacteraceae sp. CFBP 8761 genome:
TCGATGTTCCCGATGACGTTCGGTCTGGCCTGCTGCGCGGTCGAGATGATGCACGTGGGCGCGGCCCGCTACGACATGGACCGTTTCGGTATCGTGTTCCGTCCGTCGCCACGCCAGTCCGACGTCATGATCGTTGCCGGCACGCTGTGCAACAAGATGGCGCCGGCGCTGCGCAAGGTCTACGACCAGATGGCCGAGCCGCGCTGGGTCATCTCGATGGGCTCCTGTGCCAACGGTGGCGGCTACTACCATTATTCGTATTCCGTCGTCCGTGGCTGCGATCGCATCGTCCCGGTCGATGTCTACGTGCCAGGCTGTCCACCGACCGCCGAAGCTCTGCTGTACGGCATCATGCAGCTCCAGAACAAGATCAAGCGCACCAATACCATCGCGCGCTAAAAACGGACGGCGTACTCCATGACGACAAAACTCGAAACCCTTCAACTCGCCCTGCAGACTGCATTGGGCGAGGGCGCCGCGATCTCGGCGGCGCTGGGTGAAGTCACGGTGGTGGTCAAGGCCGCCGACTACATCCGCTCGATGACGGCCCTGCGCGATACCCCTGCGCTGGCCTTCGAGCAGATGATCGACCTGTGCGGCGTCGACTATTCGGAATATGGCGAAGGCACCTACGAAGGACCGCGCTTTGCGGTCGTCGTGCACCTGCTGTCGCTGACCCACAACTGGCGCGTGCGCGTGCGGGTATTCTGCCCGGACGACGACATGCCGCTGGTCGAATCGATTACCCCGATCTGGCGCGCCGCCAACTGGTTCGAGCGCGAAGCGTTCGATCTGTTCGGCATCCTGTTCGACGGCCACGGCGACCTGCGCCGCATCCTGACCGACTACGGTTTCATCGGCCACCCGTTCCGCAAGGACTTCCCGATCTCGGGCTATGTCGAGATGCGCTACGACCCCGAGCAGAAACGCGTGATCTATCAACCCGTCACGATCGAACCGCGCGAGAACATTCCCCGCGTGATTCGCGAAGAGACTTACGGGACGAAATAATGGCTGAGCTTAAGAACTACACCCTGAACTTTGGTCCGCAGCACCCGGCAGCGCACGGCGTGCTGCGCCTCGTGCTCGAACTCGACGGCGAGGTGATCCAGCGCGCCGACCCGCACATCGGCCTGCTGCACCGCGGCACCGAGAAGCTGGCCGAAACCCGCACCTACCTGCAATCGGTGCCGTACATGGACCGTCTCGACTACGTGTCGATGATGTGCAACGAACACGGCTACGTGCTGGCCATCGAAAAACTGCTCGGTATCCAGGCGCCGATCCGCGCCCAGTACATCCGCACGATGTTCGACGAAGTCACCCGCATCCTGAACCACCTGATGTGGCTCGGCGCGCACGCGCTGGACATCGGCGCCATGGGCCCGTTCCTGTACTGCTTCCGCGACCGCGAAGACTTGTTCGACGTCTACGAAGCCGTGTCGGGCGCGCGCATGCACGCAGCCTACTACCGCCCGGGCGGCGTGTACCGCGACCTGCCGGACACGATGCCACAGCACAAGGCTTCGCCGATCCGCAGCGCCAAGGCCATTGACGCACTGAACGAACACCGCCAGGGCTCCGTGCTCGATTTCCTCGACGCGTTCACGAAGCGCTTCGATGGTTACGTCGACGAATACGAAACCCTGCTGACCGACAACCGTATCTGGAAGCAGCGTACGGTCGGCATCGGTGTCGTGACGCCGGAAGACGCGAAAGCCATGGGTTTCACGGGCGCCATGCTGCGCGGCTCGGGCATCGCCTGGGATCTGCGCAAGACGCAGCCGTATGCAGCGTACGACAAGGTCGAGTTCGACATCCCGGTCGGCACCAACGGCGACTCGTACGACCGCTACCTGGTGCGCGTGGAAGAGATGCGCCAGTCGAACCGCATCATCAAGCAATGCATCACCTGGCTGCGCGCGAATCCGGGCCCGGTCATGATCGACAATAACAAGATTGCGCCGCCGAACCGGATGGACATGAAGTCCAATATGGAATCGCTGATTCACCACTTCAAGCTGTTCACCGAAGGCTTCCACGTCCCCGAGGGCGAGGCGTACGCTGCGGTCGAGCATCCGAAGGGCGAGTTCGGCATCTATATCGTCTCCGACGGCGCCAACAAGCCATACCGCCTGAAAATCCGCACGCCGGACTATGTCCACCTGCAGAGCCTCGACGAAATGGCACGCGGACACATGATCGCTGATGCCGTCGCCATCATCGGTACGCAAGACATCGTGTTCGGCAGTATTGATCGCTAGTCCGAAAGGCAGAGAAGAATATGTTATCCCCGCAGTGCTATCAAAAAATCGATCGGGAGCTGGCCAAGTACCCAGCCGATCAACGCCAGTCGGCCGTGATGGCCTCGCTCGCCCACGCCCAGGTCGAACTGGGCTGGCTGTCGCCAGAGACGATGCAGGAACTCGCCGATTACATCCAGATGCCGGCCATTGCCGTGCAAGAGGTGGCGACTTTCTACAATATGTTCAACGTCAAGCCGGTTGGCCAGCACAAGATCACCGTGTGCACCAACCTGCCATGCGCATTGTCGGGCGGCGAACGCGCAGCCCAGCGCATCAAGGACGCCCTGAACATCGACTTCCGTGACACCACGGCGGACGGCAAGTTCACGCTGATGGAGGGCGAGTGCATGGGCGCCTGCGGCGACGCACCCGTCATGCTGGTGAACAACCACCGCATGTGTTCGTTCATGAGCGACGCCAAGATCGACGCCCTGCTTGAGGAACTGAACAAATGACCAGCCTGCACGATCGTCACATCAAGCCGCTGATCCTGAAGGATCTGAACGGCACCAACTGGCACCTGACCGACTACGTCAACCGTGGTGGTTACTCGGCGCTGCGCCGTATCATCGAAGAAAAGATCACGCCCGAGCAGATCATCGCCGACATGAAGGCGTCGGGCCTGCGCGGCCGCGGCGGCGCCGGTTTCCCGACCGGCCTGAAGTGGAGCTTCATGCCGCGCCAGTTCCCGGGCCAGAAATACCTCGTCTGCAATACCGACGAAGGCGAGCCAGGCACGTTCAAGGACCGCGACATCATTCGCTACAACCCGCATGCGCTGATCGAAGGCATGGCCATCGGCGCCTACGCGATGGGTATCACCGTGGGTTACAACTATATCCACGGCGAGATCTTCGAAGACTACCTGCGCTTTGAAGAAGCGCTGGAAGAAGCGCGCGCCGCGGGCTTTTTGGGCGACAACATCCTGGGCAGCACGTTCTCGTTCCAGCTGCACGCGCACCACGGTTACGGCGCCTACATCTGCGGCGAAGAAACCGCACTGCTCGAGTCGCTCGAAGGCAAGAAGGGCCAGCCGCGCTTCAAGCCGCCGTTCCCGGCCTCGTTCGGCCTGTACGGCAAGCCAACAACGATCAACAACACCGAGACCTTCGCTGCGGTCCCGTTCATCCTGAACATCGGCGCCGAGAACTACATGGCGCTGGGCAAGCCGAACAACGGCGGCACCAAGATCTTCTCGATCTCGGGCGACGTCGAGCGGCCAGGCAACTACGAAGTTCCGCTGGGTACGCCATTTGCGACCCTGATGGAACTGGCCGGTGGCATGCGCGGTGGCAAGAAGATCAAGGCCGTGATTCCAGGCGGTTCGTCGGCGCCAGTCGTGCCGGGCGAACAGATGATGCAAACCGATCTCGACTACGATTCGATCGCCAAGGCCGGCTCGATGCTCGGTTCGGGCGCCGTGATCGTGATGGACGAGACGCGCTGCATGGTCAAGTCGCTGCTGCGCCTGTCGTACTTCTATTACGAAGAATCGTGCGGCCAGTGCACGCCATGCCGCGAAGGCACGGGCTGGATGTACCGCATGGTTCACCGCATCGAGCATGGCCAGGGCCGACCGGACGACATGGATCTTCTGAACAATATCGCTGACAACATCAAGGGCCGCACGATTTGCGCGCTCGGCGATGCGGCAGCGATGCCAGTGCAGGCCATGATCAAGCACTTCCGCGAAGAATTTGAATATCACATTGAGCACAAGCACTGCCTCGTGCCCTCATACCTTTAAACCAGGTCAGGTAACGATCCCATGGTTGAAATTGAATTAGACGGCAAGAAAGTTGAAGTCCCACCGGGTTCGATGGTGATGGACGCCGCAAACAAGCTCGGAACGTACATTCCGCACTTCTGCTATCACAAGAAATTGTCGATCGCTGCGAACTGCCGCATGTGCCTCGTCGAAGTGGAAAAGGCGCCGAAGCCTTTGCCAGCGTGCGCGACCCCGGTCTCGCCGGGCATGATCGTGCGCAGCCACAGCGACAAGGCCGTGCAGGCCCAGAAGTCGGTGATGGAATTTTTGCTCATCAACCATCCGCTCGACTGCCCGATCTGCGATCAGGGCGGCGAATGCCAGTTGCAGGATCTGGCCGTGGGCTATGGCAAGAGCGGTTCGCGCTACGAAGAAGAAAAGCGCGTGGTGGCCCCGAAGGAAGCGGGCCCGCTGATCTCGATGGAAGAGATGTCGCGTTGCATCCAGTGCACCCGTTGCGTGCGTTTCGGCCAGGAAGTGGCCGGCGTCATGGAATTCGGCATGCTGGGCCGCGGCGAGCATTCCGAGATCACGACGTTCGTCGGCAAGACCGTCGACTCGGAAGTCTCGGGCAACATGATCGACCTGTGCCCGGTCGGCGCGCTTACCAGCAAGCCATTCCGTTATTCGGCCCGTCCATGGGAACTGCAGCGCCGCAAGTCGGTCTCGCCGCACGATTCGCTGGGCGCGAACCTGATTGTTCAGGTCAAGGGTGGCCGCGTCATGCGCGTGCTGCCGCTCGAGAATGAAGCGGTCAACGAATGCTGGCTGTCGGACAAAGAGCGTTTCTCGTACGAAGCGCTGAACAACACCGACCGCCTGACCAAGCCGATGATCAAGCAGGGCGGCATGTGGCAGGAAGCCGAGTGGCAGACCGCCCTCGAATACGTCGCCCACGGCTTGCGCAATATCCGTCACGAACACGGCGCCGATGCGATCGCTGCCGTCGCGACTGCGCACTCGACCGTCGAAGAACTGCACCTGCTGAACAAGGCCATGCGTGGCATGGGCTCCGACAACGTCGAGTTCCGCCTGCGCCAGAGCGATTTTTCGCTCGACGGCCAGGTCACGCCATGGCTCGGCATGCCGATCGCCCAGCTGAGCACGCTCAAGCGCGCACTGGTCATCGGTTCGTTCCTGCGCAAGGATCACCCGCTGGTCACGACGCGTCTGCGCGCCGCCACCAAGTCGGGCCTGCGCCTGTCGCTGGTCGCTGGCGCAGACGACGAACTCTTGATGAAGGTCGCGCACAAACTGATCGCCGCGCCGAGCGACTGGCTCGTCGCACTGTCGGAAATCGTCGTTGCCATCGCTGCCGACAAGGGCATCGCGGCGCCAGCCGGTTTCGAACAAATCGAAGCATCGGACATCGCCAAAGCCATCGCCGCGTCGCTGGTCGTCGTTGGCGACGTTGAACTGCCAGGCGCGATCCTGCTGGGCAACGCTGCTGCACAACATCCGCAAGCATCGAAAATCCACGCCGCCGCGCAGTGGATCGCCGAGCAGACCGGTTGCTCGTTCGGTTACCTGGTCGAGTCGGCCAACACGATCGGCGGCCACCTGGTGGGCGCCACGTCGGGCAAGAACGAAGCACCGTTCGCCACGCCGAAAAAAGCCTATGTGCTGCTGAACGCCGAGCCGCAACTGGACGCTGCCAATCCGCAGCAAGCCAGTGCCGCTCTGGCCGGCGCCGAGATGGTCGTCGTCATGTCGGCCTTCAAGCATGGCTTGGACTACGCCGACGTGCTGCTGCCAATCGCGCCGTTCTCGGAAACTTCGGGCACGTTCGTCAATTGCGAAGGCCGCGCACAGAGCTTCAACGGCACCGTGCGTCCGCTGGGTGACACGCGTCCAGCCTGGAAAGTGCTGCGCGTGCTGGGTAACCTGCTGGGCCTGCAGGGCTTCGACTACGACACGTCGGAATCGATCCGCGACGAGCTGTTCGGCAAGGGTGTTACCGATCTGTCGGGCAAGCTGAACAACAAAGCCACGCTGGCACCGACCGTTGGCGCCTATGCGCCAGCGGGCCAGCTCGAGCGCGTGACCGACGTGCCGGTGTACTTCACCGATGCGCTGGCACGCCGCGCCGAACCGCTGCAGCGCACCGCGGATGCGAACGCGCCGCTGGTCACGCTTTCGAAAGCGGTGGCTGAATCGATCGGCGTCAAGGCCGGCGACAGCGTCACCGTCACGCAAGGCAGCGGTTCGGCCGTGCTGGTGGCCGATGTCGACGCCACGCTGCCATCGAACGCAGTGCGGGTCGCCGCGGGCCATCCGGCCGTGGCAGGCCTGGGCGCCATGTTCGGTTCCATCCAAGTTGCAAAAGCAGGGGAGAGCAAGTAATGGCCGCGCCCGGTTACATTGATTCATTCAACGCCGGCGGTGCAGACCTGCTCGGCCCGGTCTGGCCGATTGTCTGGACCCTGATCAAGATCATCGCGGTGCTGGCGCCGCTGATGATCGCGATCGCCTACGCCACGCTGTGGGAACGCAAGTTCATCGGCTGGATCCAGATCCGCGTGGGTCCAAACCGCGTCGGTCCTGGCGGCCTGCTGCAGCCAATGGCCGACGGCCTGAAGCTCCTGATCAAAGAGATCGTGATCCCGGCCAAGGCGAGCAAGAGCCTGTTCGTGATCGGTCCGGTCATGACGATCATGCCCGCACTGGCTGCCTGGTCGGTCATTCCATTCGGTCCGCAATTTGCGCTGGCCAACGTGAACGCCGGCGTGCTGCTGCTGATGGCGATCACCTCGGTCGAGGTCTACGGCATCATCATCGCCGGCTGGGCGTCGAACTCGAAGTACTCGTTCATGGGCGCCATGCGCGCATCGGCCCAGATGATCTCGTACGAAATCCCGATGGGCTTCGTGCTGGTGGTCGTGCTGATGGTCACGGGCAGCCTGAACCTGTCGGACATCGTCGCCGGTCAGCAGATGGGCACGTTCGCCGGCTGGGGTGTCAACTTCCTGTCGTGGAACTGGCTGCCGCTGTTCCCGCTGTTCATCATCTATCTGGTGTCGGGCCTGGCCGAGTGCGGCCGTCACCCGTTCGACGTGATCGAAGGTGAATCCGAGATCGTTGCCGGTCACATGGTCGAGTACTCGGGCATGTCGTACGCGATGTTCATGCTGGCCGAATACGGCAACATGATCCTGATCGCCTGCCTGGCGTCACTGTTCTTCCTCGGCGGCTGGTCGGCACCATTCAGCTTCCTCGAAGTGGGCGGCACCCTGGGCGGCTTCATCGGCTTCTTCTGGCTGTTCCTGAAAACGTTCTGCCTGGTTACGTTCTTCATCTGGGTGCGCGGTACGTTCCCACGTTACCGTTACGACCAGATCATGCGTCTGGGCTGGAAAGTGTTCATTCCGATCACGCTGATCTGGCTGGTGTTCATCGCCGCCTGGATGCAGACGTCGTGGAATATTTGGAAGTAAGGGGACGCACATGTCACGTATGAAAGAAATCCTCGGCAGCCTGATGCTGACCGAGTTGATCAAGGGCCTGGCCCTGACCGGCCGCTACGCTCTGTCGCGCTCGATCACGGTCCAGTACCCGGAAGAAAAGACCCCGATGTCGAACCGCTTCCGCGGTCTGCATGCGCTGCGTCGCTACCCCAACGGGGAAGAGCGCTGCATCGCCTGCAAACTGTGCGAAGCAGTCTGCCCGGCCATGGCGATCACGATCGAGTCGACCCAGCGCGAAGACGGCACCCGCCGCACCTCGCGCTACGACATCGACCTGACCAAGTGCATCTTCTGCGGCTTCTGCGAAGAATCGTGCCCGGTCGATTCGATCGTCGAAACGCACGTGCTGGAATATCACGGCGAAAAACGCGGCGACCTCTATTACACCAAAGAGATGCTGCTGGCCGTGGGTGACCGCTACGAAACCGAGATTGCCGCTGCCCGCGAGGCGGACGCCAAGTTCCGCTAAGTGTTAATTACAAGAGGCTCCTGGGTTAGTCATGACATTTACTGATATTTTGTTCTACGTGTTCGCGGCCGTGATGGTGCTGGCAGGCCTGCGCGTCATTACCGCCAAGAACCCGGTTCACGCCGCGCTGTTCCTGGTGCTGGCTTTCTTTAACGCCGCCGGTATCTGGCTGCTGCTGAAGGCCGAATTCCTCGCCATCGTGCTGGTGCTGGTCTATGTCGGCGCCGTCATGGTGCTGTTCCTGTTCGTCGTCATGATGCTCGATATTAATATCGACCGCATGCGCGAAGGTTTCTGGGGCTTCCTGCCACTGGCCGCCGGCGTCGGCGCCCTGATCGTGCTCGAAATGGGCGCGGTGCTGTGGCACGGCTACAGCAACTTCCAGCAAACCCCGGAAGCGGCTGCCCTGAACATTGGCGGCACCAAGGAACTGGGCCTGCAGATCTACACCCGCTATATCTACGGCTTTGAAATTGCCGCCGTGGTGCTGCTGGTGGCGATCATCGCTGCTGTCGCCCTGACGCTGCGCCGCCGCAAGGACAGCAAGGCCATCGATCCAGCCGACGCCGTGCGTGTGAAACGCAACGACCGCCTGAAGATCATCAAGGTCGCGACCGTGAACCAGCCGGCGATCGATGCCGCGAACGTGGCCAAGGCCGCTGCAGCCGCTGCTGCTGCCGCGCCAGCTGCTGCCGAACCGAAGGAAAGCAAATGACCGTCTCCCTCGCACACTATCTGATCCTGGGCGCGATCCTGTTCGCGATCTCGGTGGTCGGTATCTTCCTGAACCGGAAGAACATCATCATCTTGCTGATGGCCATCGAATTGATGCTGCTGGCGGTGAACCTGAACTTCATCGCGTTTTCCCACTACCTGGGCGACGCGGCGGGGCAGATCTTCGTGTTCTTCATTTTGACCGTCGCGGCCGCCGAAAGTGCAATCGGCCTGGCGATCCTGGTGGTCCTGTTCCGCAATCTGGACACGATCAACGTGGAAGACCTCGACAGCCTCAAGGGCTGATCGGTCTCGCTCGATAACTTATAACGAATAAGGTTCAACATGGCGGGGCAAATTTCAACCTCACTCTTACTGGCAGTGCCACTGGCACCGCTCGCAGGCTCGGCAATTGCCGGTCTGCTGGGTACCAAGTTCCTGGGCAATGTCGTCGGCCGCAAGGTGTCGCATACCGCGACCATCCTCGGCGTGGCGATCGCGCTGGTCATCTCGGTCATGACCCTGATGGCCGCGCTCGACGGCTTCACGCTCAACCAGGACCTGTACACCTGGATGACCGTCGGCACGCTCAAGCTGGCCGTCGGCTTCCAGATCGACACCCTGACCGCGATGATGATGTGCGTCGTCACGTCGGTGTCGCTGATGGTGCACATCTACACGATCGGCTACATGGCCGAGGATGACGGCTACAACCGCTTCTTCTCGTACATCTCGTTGTTCACGTTCGCCATGCTGATGCTGGTCATGTCCAACAACTTCCTGCAGCTGTTCTTTGGCTGGGAAGCAGTGGGCCTGGTCTCGTACCTGCTGATCGGCTTCTGGTACACGCGTCCAACGGCGATCTTCGCCAACATGAAGGCGTTCCTGGTCAACCGCGTCGGCGACTTCGGCTTCATCCTCGGTATCGGCCTGATCCTGGCCGCTGCCGGCACGATGAACTACGCCGAAGTGTTCGCCCAGGCCGACCAACTGGCCCTGATGACGGTGCCGGGCACCGACTGGCCGCTGCTGACCGCCGCCTGTATCTGCCTGTTCATCGGCGCGATGGGCAAGTCGGCGCAGTTCCCGCTGCACGTCTGGCTGCCTGACTCGATGGAAGGCCCGACCCCGATCTCGGCACTGATCCACGCTGCGACGATGGTTACCGCCGGCATCTTCATGGTGTCGCGCATGTCGCCGCTGTTCGAGCTGTCCGATGGCGCGCTGTCGTTCATCATCGTCATCGGTTCGATCACCGCGCTGTTCATGGGCTTCCTGGGCATCATTCAAAATGACATCAAGCGCGTTGTCGCTTATTCCACCCTTTCTCAGCTGGGTTACATGACCGTTGCTTTGGGCGTGTCGGCCTACTCGGTCGCCGCATTCCACCTGATGACGCACGCGTTCTTCAAGGCGCTGCTGTTCCTTGGCGCCGGCTCGGTCATCATGGGCATGCACCACGACCAGGACATGCGCAATATGGGCGGCCTGCGCAAGTACATGCCGATCACCTGGATCACTTCGCTGATCGGTTCGCTGGCCCTGATCGGTACGCCGTTCTTCTCGGGCTTCTACTCGAAGGATTCGATCATCGAAGCAGTGCACGCGAGTAATCTGCCAGGTACCGGCTTCGCGAACTTTGCGGTGCTGGCCGGTGTGTTCGTCACGGCGTTCTACTCGTTCCGCATGTACTTCCTCGTGTTCCATGGCGACGAGCGTTTCGGCAAAGCCCATGCGCATGATCATCATGACGATCACGCGCATCACAAGGCCGCTGCCAACGATCATTCGGATCCGCATGCACTGCACGATTCCGGTTCGCACCACGAAGAAGACGCGCACGACGACCATGGCCACCACGGCCTGGCCCCGGGCCAGAAGCCACACGAGTCCCCATGGGTCGTGACGGTGCCGCTGGTCCTGCTGGCAATCCCGTCGATGCTGATCGGTTTCTTCACGATCCAGCCGATGCTGCATGGCACGTTCTTCGATGGCGTCATCACCGTGAACCCGAACCACCCGGCCATGGCCGAGCTTGGCGAGATGTTCCACGGCGCAGCCGCGATGGCCCTGCACGGTCTGCAGACCGCACCGTTCTGGCTGGCACTGGCTGGCGTCGTTGCCGCCTACTACTGCTACATGATCAACCCACGCGTGCCGGCCTGGTTCTATGCCAAGTTCAAGCCGCTGCACACCCTGCTGGACAACAAGTACTACATGGATGCGTTCAACCAGAAAGTCTTCGCCGGCGGTTCGCTGCTGCTGGGCGGCGGCCTGTGGAAAGTGGGCGACCGCGGCCTGATCGACGGCCTGGTCGTCAACGGCAGCGCCAAGGCAGTCGGCTGGTTCTCGACCATCACCCGTAAAGCACAGACCGGTTACATCTACCACTATGCGTTCGTGATGATCGTTGGCGTGCTGGCGGCCATGCTGTACTTCTTCCCGTTCTGGCGCGGTTAATCACAGGCAGAGATAACGAAAAATGATGCAGTCTACAATTTCAACATTTCCACCGTACCTGAGCCTGGCCATCTGGCTCCCGATCCTGTTCGGCGTGCTGGTCCTGGCCGTCGGCCGCGACAAGAATGCCGGCATGGTACGCATGCTCTCGCTCGTGGGCGCCATCGTCAGCCTGTTGCCGACGATTCCCCTGATCACGAACTTCGACAACGCTGCGCACGGCATGCAGTTCTTCGAACAAGCGGCCTGGATCGATCGCTTCAACATCTTCTACCGCCTGGGTGTCGATGGTCTGTCGCTGTGGTTCGTGCCGCTGACCGCCTTCATCACGATCATCGTCGTGCTGGCGGCCTGGGAAGTGATCCAGGAACGTGTCGCCCAGTACATGGGTTCGTTCCTGATCCTGTCGGGTCTGATGATCGGCGTGTTCTGCGCGCTGGACGGCCTGCTGTTCTACTTCTTCTTCGAAGCGACGCTGATCCCGATGTTCATCATCATCGGCGTGTTCGGCGGCCCGAATCGCGTGTACGCGGCGTTCAAGTTCTTCCTGTACACCTTCTTCGGCTCGCTGCTGACGTTGGTCGCGATCATCTACCTGTACAACGCGTCGGGCACGTTCAACATCCTCGACTGGCACCTGCTGCCATTGACGATGAAAGAGCAGATCCTGATCTTCTGCGCGTTCTTCATGGCATTTGCCGTCAAGGTGCCGATGTGGCCAGTGCACACCTGGCTGCCGGATGCCCACGTCGAAGCGCCAACCGGCGGCTCGGTCGTGCTGGCTGCGATCATGCTGAAGCTCGGCGCATATGGTTTTCTCCGCTTCTCGCTGCCGATCACCCCGGACGCGAGCCAGTACCTGGCGCCGGTCGTCATCGTGCTGTCGCTGATCGCCGTGATCTACATCGGTCTGGTTGCGCTGGTCCAGAAGGACATGAAGAAACTGGTGGCGTACTCGTCGATTGCCCACATGGGCTTCGTCACGCTGGGCTTCTTCATGTTCAACGACCTGGGCGTGCAGGGCGGCCTGATGCAGGCGATCTCGCACGGCTTCGTGTCGGGCGCGATGTTCCTGTGTATCGGCGTGCTGTACGACCGTGTCCACTCGCGTGAAATCGCTGCCTACGGCGGTGTCGTCAACACGATGCCGAAGTTCGCTGCCTTCGCCGTGCTGTTCTCGATGGCCAATGCCGGCCTGCCGGCGACGTCGGGCTTCATCGGCGAGTTCATGGTCATCCTGGGCGCGGTCGAGTTCAACTTCTGGACCGGTCTTGCTTCGGGCACCGCGCTGATCCTGGGCGCCGCCTACTCGCTGTGGATGGTCAAGCGCGTCATCTTTGGCCCGGTCGCCAACAAGCATGTTGCCGAGCTGGTCGACCTGAACGGCCGCGAGTTCGCCATCCTGTCGGTGCTGGCCATCGCCACCCTGGCCATGGGCCTGTACCCTGCGCCGATCGCCGAGACCCTGCAGGTGTCGGTCACCGATCTCCTGCAACATGTCGCAGTCAGCAAAGTGCCTCAATAAAACGCCATGAACGAGATGAACACAACCCTGTTATCGGCGGTCGACACCAATCTGGTGCCGGTCTACGCCGAGATCTTCCTCCTGATCGCCACCTCGGCGATCCTGCTGATCGACATGTACCTGAAGGCCGGCAAGCGCAACCTGACGTATGCGCTGTCGCTGCTGGCAATCGCCGGTTGCGCCGTGTTCTCCTTCGTCGATTTCAATGCCGGCACGACCGTCTTCACCTTCAACGGGATGTACGTGTCCGACCCGATGTCGAATCTGCTCAAGCTGTTCACCTATGCAGCCACGGCCATGACCCTGGTCTACTCGCGCCAGTACATCGGCGAGCGCGACATGATGTCGGGCAACCTGGGCGGCGAGTTCTACGTGCTCGCGCTGTTCGCGATGCTGGGCCAGATGATCATGATCTCCGGTAACAGCATGCTGTCGATCTACCTGGGCCTCGAACTGATGTCGCTGTCGACCTACGCTCTCGTGGCCCTGCGCCGCGATCACGCGATCTCGACCGAAGCGGCGATGAAGTACTTCGTCCTCGGCGCACTGGCATCGGGCTTCCTGCTGTACGGCATGTCGATGATCTACGGTGCCACCGGTTCGCTGGACATCACCACGATCGGGCAGGTCACGAGCGCCAACGAGGCGGATCCGATGATCCTGGTCTTCGGCCTGGTGTTCCTGGTGGCTGGCCTGGCGTTCAAGCTCGGTGTCGTGCCATTCCACATGTGGGTACCGGACGTGGTGCAGGGCGCCCCGACGGCTGTCACGATCCTGCTGGGCGGCGCGCCGAAGCTGG
Encoded proteins:
- the nuoN gene encoding NADH-quinone oxidoreductase subunit NuoN codes for the protein MNTTLLSAVDTNLVPVYAEIFLLIATSAILLIDMYLKAGKRNLTYALSLLAIAGCAVFSFVDFNAGTTVFTFNGMYVSDPMSNLLKLFTYAATAMTLVYSRQYIGERDMMSGNLGGEFYVLALFAMLGQMIMISGNSMLSIYLGLELMSLSTYALVALRRDHAISTEAAMKYFVLGALASGFLLYGMSMIYGATGSLDITTIGQVTSANEADPMILVFGLVFLVAGLAFKLGVVPFHMWVPDVVQGAPTAVTILLGGAPKLATFAIIIRLLVEALPSMAFDWQQMLMVVAVLSLAFGNITAIAQTNLKRMLAYSTIAQMGFVVLALVVGNIGGDTTDAAAAYSAGMYYTIIYVLTTVGTFGLIMMLARAGHEAELISDFKGLGKRSPWFAIVMTILMFSLAGVPPMVGFIAKYAVLQAVANAGMVWLAVVAVMFSLIGAFYYLRIVKTIWFDEAIDTSAISTPLDMRIIMSLNGVAIVVMGVIPGSLLAVCYSAMQATLAK